TTCGAATTAAATCGAGCGAATAGCGCCGCTGGTCAAAGGAGACTCCAACCGTCGGCGGTGTCGAACTGACCATTCCCGCCCAGGCGATCGTGGCTATATTGGGGTGTTCAATCGTGCCGCTCACGATTAAAGCCGCCGGTACCGGAAAGAAAATATCAGTCGGTCCGAGTTCGGTTTTCATGCTTAACCCTCCTTTTTAACGTTGCTTTTATTCCTCTTTCAACCAAGGCTTGTAACTTGGCCCTTATTCCTCCTCCATCAAATTTCTGCAACAATTAACGGCCGCCAACGCTTCGAGCAAAATCGTCAGGCTATCGATGACTTGCTCCCGCTTATTTTCGGGAATCGAGTCGAATACATTGGCAAAAAGGCTTCCATACTGTTCTCAATGGTTTGAAATGCTTTCCTTCCGCTTGGGGTGAGTTGAATCATGATATAGCGGCGATCCCGCGGATCAATCTCGCGGGTTGCTAAGTTATGGGTGACCAAATGATTGATGGTGCGATTCATGGTACTCTTATCAAGAGCTAAAGTCGCGGCTAAATCATTCAATGAGATACTGCCTGCCCGACCAATCTCCACCACCGCATGACACTGAGCAAAAGTTACCCCACAACAAGACGCTTCCAGTTCATCAAGCAAACCTAGCTTTCTCTCTAATCGGCGTATCACTTCACGTAAGAATTTTGAATTGGTTTGAAAATCCATGGATAATCCCTCCATGAATTATGGTACATAAAACTGTTGTAATATACAACTACTGTTTTTAGAATTCTTCTTCTATTTTGAAGCGATGATTGGAATAAAACCAGCTTAGGCGAATTCAAGGGATTTAAAATCAATCTCGCCGGAAAGCATCGGCAAATTCCCGGCGTTACGGTGTTCCCGCCCTCCATCTTTAGAAGATCCGCCGCACATACGGTTCGGAATAAAACTTTTATTCTTTAATTGGCAGAACAGCGCCATCCCTAAGAAACAGCGGTATCATCGCCAAGGGAGCGTCGCACTCCACCCATTGTCCGCCCTGATAGGACTGGCCGTTATGCGCATCCCGCCATAGGCTTCCTTGCGGCAGATAGACCTTCCGGGACCGGGCGCTTTCGTAAAGCACCGGCGCGACCAGCAGTTCCGGGCCGAACATGAACTGGTCTTCACTATTCCAAGCCTCCCGGTCAGCCGGGAAATCGTAGAATAGCGGACGCATCGGCGGAGTCCCCCGCTCATGCGCCTCCCGCATAATTCGGGTGATGTAGGGACGCAACCGTTTGCGAATGAAAAGGTACTCGGCAAAGATCGCATACGCCTCTGCCCCGTAGCTCCAGACTTCATTGGCCGCGCCGCTGGAGCACAGGCCGCCGCCGCTAACCCCAAGCGGCGCCGCGTGCGGTTCTCTGTCGCCGTGCAAGCGGAACACCGGGCAGAACGCGGCATACTGGAACCAGCGGATGACGCATTCCCGGAACGCGGGATCGTCCGGGTTACCGCCGTGAAATCCGCCGATATCAGTGGTCCACCAGGGAATGCCCGCCAACCCCATGTTCAGGCCGGCCTTGAGCTGATTCCGGAGCGAGGCGAAACTGGAATCGATGTCGCCGGACCAGACCAGCGCCCCGTAACGTTGGCTGCCCGCCCAGGCGCAACGGATCAGGTTGAGCACGTTTTGCTGGCCGGCCCCGGTCATCCCGTCAAAGAACGTCTTGGCGTACATGACCGGATAAATATTGCCAATCTCCAGATCGGTCCCCAAGTGGTAACGGTAGTTGTCATAATCGTAAACTGAATATTCCGGTTCCGCCTCGTCCAGCCAGAAGAGGCGGATCCCCTTATCGTAGTAATTGGCTTTCGCCTTTTGCCAGACAAACTGACGCGCTCCCGGGTGGGTGGCGTCAAAAAAGACGGTCTCGGCCATAAAGTCCATGCTGGTGCGGATGCCCCGCTCGGTCCGGATCAAATACCCTTTTTGCAGCATCTCCGAGTAATGGGCGCTGGTTTTATCCACCGTCGGCCAGACGGAGACCATCAGTTCGATGCCCATCGCCCGCAGTTCCCGGACCATCCCCTCGGGATCGGGCCAATAATCCGGGTCAAACCGCCATTCCCCCTGCTTGGGCCAATGGAAGAAATCGATGACAATCACCGAAATGGGCAGGCCGCGCCGCTTGTATTCCCGGGCGACCGCAAGGAGCTCCTCCTGGGTCTGGTAGCGCAGCTTGCACTGGCAGAAGCCCATGGCGTAATCCGGCATCATCGGAACGGTTCCGGTCGCCCGGGCATACGCCTCCTCGATCTCGGCCGGCGTGTCGCCGGCGGTGATCCAGTAGTCCAGCAAAGGGGTGGACCGGGCGGTCCACTCGGTGATGTTTTTGCCGAAAGTCACCCGCCCGATGGCGGGATTGTTCCATAGAAAACCGTAACCCAGGCTGGACAAGACAAAAGGGACACTGGCCTGGGAATTGCGGTGGGCCAACTCCAGGGTGCAGTTCTTGATATCGAGGAACGGCTGTTGATACTGGCCCATCCCGAAGAGCTTCTCCTCGGGCTCCGATTCAAAGCGCGCGGTCAGTTGGTAATTGCCGCCGGAAATCGCTTTGAACTCCCGGGCGTCCATATTTAAAGCGCTGCAAAATTCGCGGATGTCATTGCGGTTTCTGACGTATTCCTGCAGTAGAATCCGGCCTTGCCGATTGGAGAACGTGATCTTTCCCGCGGCCGAAATATCGGCCCGGATTTTGCCGTTGACCAGCGAAGCCGTCCGGCCGCTGCTGGAAACCTGGCAATCGCCGGCCGCCGCCGGCAACAATGCCCAGTCCGCCATGGGCATGACCGCCAGATGGGTCGCCCGGATCCGCAGACTGTCCCGGCCCCAGGGCTCCACCCATAACTGCTCGCTGTCGTATTCGCAGATTAAACGATGGCCCTCGCTTCGGAATAGATAGTCCATGAATATCCCCTTCTTAACTTGGAATGGGTTGCCGTGGTCACCCTTTGACGGCGCCAGTGGTCAATCCGGTTACAATATACTTCTGCATCAAAATGAAGATCAGCACGACCGGAAATACCGTCAGCGCCCCAAAAGCCATCACCCGGTTCCAGGAAACCCCGTATTGGCCGATGAAGTTGTAGATCCCCGCCGTCATCGGCATCAACGTCTGTTGATTCATGAAGGTGTTGGCGTAAATCAGATCGCCCCAGCCGAAAAGGAACGAGAAAACGGCGACAACGACGGCGCCGGGATAGGCGATGGGCAGCATGATCTTCCAAAATGCCATCAAGGCGTTGCAGCCGTCGACCCGGGCCGAATCATCGAGTTCTTTGGGAATGGATAAAAAATAAGTCCGCAGCATCAGGACAGAGAAAGGGATGGCGATGGTCGCATCGGCGATCATCGGTCCCCAAAAGGTATTATAGAAGTTTAACTTATTAAAAATGATAAACAGCGGCGTCAGGATCAGAGTGGCCGGCAACATCTGGGTGATCAGAAACGATAAAATCAAAATCTTCCGCCCCCGGAAGGTAAAACGGGCCAGTCCGTAGGCAGCCATGGAAGACAGAATGACGCTCAGGGCCATCGTTCCGCCGGAGATAATGCAACTGTTCAGGAAGGAGCGGAACATGTTATACTGGCCTTTGAACTGATCCAGGTAGGGGTCCAAATACAGCCGGGACGGCAACAACGAGGGAGGAGACTGAAAAATCTCCGCTTCCATCTTAAAGGAACTGGATAATAGCCAGAATAACGGGAAAAGAAAGATCAGGCCCACCAGGAGCGCCAGGATATTTAGGTACATCTGGCGGGACTGCTGATTTCGCTGGCTGGATCCCATCCTACATTCCCTCCTCTTCCCGGATCAACCGCAAATAACCCAAACTGACCATGAAAAGCACGATAAACAGGATGTTGGCTACCGCGGCCCCCTTGCTGAAGCTGAATTCCGTGAAGGATAGCCGGTATGAAAAGGTGGACAGCACCTCGGTGGCATTGACCGGGCCGCCCTTGGTCATGACATAGACCAGGTCAAACACCTTGAACGTATAGATAAATCCCAGAATCAACACCGCCTCAATCGCCGGTTTCAGCAGCGGGGCCGTCACATGGATGAATTGCTGCCAGGGACTGGCCCCGTCAATGCTGGCGCTCTCATAGACCTCCCGGGGGATCGTGCTCAAGCCGGTGATCAGCAGGATCATGTTGAACGGAATGCCAATCCAGGTATTGGTAATAATCAGCGCCCAGATGGCGGTGCTCGGCTGCAACAGCCATTCAATGGGTTTGCTCAGCCAGTGCAGGCCCAGGAGAAACTCATTGATGAGCCCGCCGTTGGTGCTGAAGATGAATTTAAAGATCAATCCGGTGATGGTCACCGGCATCAGCCAGGCGATCATGATCAGGCTCCGGATACTTTTGGCTAAACGGAACGAGCGATTAAAAAGCAGCGCCAGGGCGAATCCGATGCTGAATTGCAAAACAATGCACGCGATGGTGTAATAGAAGGTATTGGCCAACACCGTCTTGAGCAAGGGATCGCCCAGCAGCTGCAGATAATTGCGATATCCCACCCATTCCTTGACCGGATTGTTCAGCGTCATGACCCCGACATCCTGAAAGCTCAGAATCAGATTGTAAACGATCGGATAACCGATAAACGCCGCCATGAACAGCAGCGCCGGCAGAACAAACCAGAACCCGGTGAGCTGGTTTTGATCCGCGTTGCAGTCTTGTTTCATCAATATCACCGCCACGCTGTGTCTTTAAATATAGAATCTGAGTATCAAGTTTTCTCCGCAAACACCCTATGGTTCTATACCGCCAAGCGGGGAGAACCTTATTTGTCTCTTTGATATAGAATTATGATGGAAAACCGGAGCCGTTGGCGCATCACTAGCGGCATCCCCAACGGCTCCGGGCTGGAATCGAATTGGGGTTATTTCAAAACCGCGTCCACTTTGGTCTGGGCGTCCTTGGCCGCTTGCTCGGGGGTTTTCGCCTGCGTCAGGACTTCCTGCAGCGCGGTGATCATCGCGTTGGAGATCTCCGGCCATTTCGGATGCGGACCCCGGGGCATGGCGTACTTCATCTGATCCATGAACACGCTCATCACCGGATCCTCGGACCAGGTTTTGTCGCCCGCTACATCCTGCCGCGGCGGGAACATATTGAACCGCACCGAGTATTCTTTGACCAGCTTCGGGCTCCCGACAAATTGCAGGAACTTCCAGGCCGCGGCGACGTTTTTGCCGTTGACCACGCCCAGGTTTTCCCCGCCCAGGACCGAACTGTAGACCTTATCCCGGGGAATCTTCACCACGCTCCACTTTAAACCGGGAGCGTCGCGCTTCACTTCCGGAATATTCCACGGGCCGTTCACCATCATGGCTAGTTTTCCGGCGGCGAATTGCTTCTCGACGTCCGCTTGGGTCCAGTTGATGACTTCCTTGGGCATGGAGCCGTCTTTCACCAGATCCGCCAGGACGGTCAACGACTGAATCGATTGCTTGCTGCCGAGCTGGTCAATCTTGGCCCCGCTGGAAAGCAGCCAAGGCAGGTATTGAAAGGTGCCTTCCTCGGATTTGACCGCGGCCATGCCCAAGCCAAAAACGCCCGGACTGGTCAGCTTCTTGGCCGCGACCCGCAGTTGGGACCAGGTT
Above is a genomic segment from Hydrogenispora ethanolica containing:
- a CDS encoding glycoside hydrolase family 31 protein, whose amino-acid sequence is MDYLFRSEGHRLICEYDSEQLWVEPWGRDSLRIRATHLAVMPMADWALLPAAAGDCQVSSSGRTASLVNGKIRADISAAGKITFSNRQGRILLQEYVRNRNDIREFCSALNMDAREFKAISGGNYQLTARFESEPEEKLFGMGQYQQPFLDIKNCTLELAHRNSQASVPFVLSSLGYGFLWNNPAIGRVTFGKNITEWTARSTPLLDYWITAGDTPAEIEEAYARATGTVPMMPDYAMGFCQCKLRYQTQEELLAVAREYKRRGLPISVIVIDFFHWPKQGEWRFDPDYWPDPEGMVRELRAMGIELMVSVWPTVDKTSAHYSEMLQKGYLIRTERGIRTSMDFMAETVFFDATHPGARQFVWQKAKANYYDKGIRLFWLDEAEPEYSVYDYDNYRYHLGTDLEIGNIYPVMYAKTFFDGMTGAGQQNVLNLIRCAWAGSQRYGALVWSGDIDSSFASLRNQLKAGLNMGLAGIPWWTTDIGGFHGGNPDDPAFRECVIRWFQYAAFCPVFRLHGDREPHAAPLGVSGGGLCSSGAANEVWSYGAEAYAIFAEYLFIRKRLRPYITRIMREAHERGTPPMRPLFYDFPADREAWNSEDQFMFGPELLVAPVLYESARSRKVYLPQGSLWRDAHNGQSYQGGQWVECDAPLAMIPLFLRDGAVLPIKE
- a CDS encoding carbohydrate ABC transporter permease, producing the protein MKQDCNADQNQLTGFWFVLPALLFMAAFIGYPIVYNLILSFQDVGVMTLNNPVKEWVGYRNYLQLLGDPLLKTVLANTFYYTIACIVLQFSIGFALALLFNRSFRLAKSIRSLIMIAWLMPVTITGLIFKFIFSTNGGLINEFLLGLHWLSKPIEWLLQPSTAIWALIITNTWIGIPFNMILLITGLSTIPREVYESASIDGASPWQQFIHVTAPLLKPAIEAVLILGFIYTFKVFDLVYVMTKGGPVNATEVLSTFSYRLSFTEFSFSKGAAVANILFIVLFMVSLGYLRLIREEEGM
- a CDS encoding sugar ABC transporter substrate-binding protein, which produces MKKTWVFFIGTLLLMAIVCCSGFAAAKTKMVVWTYMEGQTQIDTLNWMFKTYNESQSESEIVLQYVPFADFKKQLSVGMVAGKLPDLVVIDNPDHAAYAQMGLFADLTKYIAKWPERKAYFPGPWKSTTLNGKNYGIPFTSNCLALFYNQEMLKKAGVTPPQTWSQLRVAAKKLTSPGVFGLGMAAVKSEEGTFQYLPWLLSSGAKIDQLGSKQSIQSLTVLADLVKDGSMPKEVINWTQADVEKQFAAGKLAMMVNGPWNIPEVKRDAPGLKWSVVKIPRDKVYSSVLGGENLGVVNGKNVAAAWKFLQFVGSPKLVKEYSVRFNMFPPRQDVAGDKTWSEDPVMSVFMDQMKYAMPRGPHPKWPEISNAMITALQEVLTQAKTPEQAAKDAQTKVDAVLK
- a CDS encoding carbohydrate ABC transporter permease — protein: MGSSQRNQQSRQMYLNILALLVGLIFLFPLFWLLSSSFKMEAEIFQSPPSLLPSRLYLDPYLDQFKGQYNMFRSFLNSCIISGGTMALSVILSSMAAYGLARFTFRGRKILILSFLITQMLPATLILTPLFIIFNKLNFYNTFWGPMIADATIAIPFSVLMLRTYFLSIPKELDDSARVDGCNALMAFWKIMLPIAYPGAVVVAVFSFLFGWGDLIYANTFMNQQTLMPMTAGIYNFIGQYGVSWNRVMAFGALTVFPVVLIFILMQKYIVTGLTTGAVKG
- a CDS encoding MarR family winged helix-turn-helix transcriptional regulator, translated to MDFQTNSKFLREVIRRLERKLGLLDELEASCCGVTFAQCHAVVEIGRAGSISLNDLAATLALDKSTMNRTINHLVTHNLATREIDPRDRRYIMIQLTPSGRKAFQTIENSMEAFLPMYSTRFPKISGSKSSIA